The Euphorbia lathyris chromosome 4, ddEupLath1.1, whole genome shotgun sequence genomic interval TTTACCACTCCCTCCCTAATATTTACGAAAGAAAAAATACTACTATTTAAactttacttatttttccattaTCAGtccaaactaaaaaaaaaacagtctAAATTCTCTAAATTACctacataataataatattagaaaagaaatagaaaaaattaaGAGAAAGCAAATGAGTTTACCTCTAAATTTAGAGATAGGGTTGTGAGTTCGAACCAATtctcttataaaaaaaacataaaaaaaattaagagaatGGATAGTGGATAACAATCAACGGATACTTCATTCATGTTTACGatacaaaacataaataaaatgaattaatGTCTTTTATTAAAATAACACTTATACAATGTATTCCAACAATATACATAATGTTTAATAAATAGTCTAaaaccaatgcctaagaactagggcacaccaacattTTCCATACGGCGTGTGGACCTGTTTTTCAACAAAAGGCTCTTCTCTTTGCTCCTGTGTGTTGTTCTTTTGACCTGACCTCTTCCATCTCTCGTTTAGTCAATTAAATGCATGCATCATTTTCGTCTAAActtgattaaaaataaaaaccttcTCTAATGATATTCTATTTTTGCATATCTTACCCAAAAATACTCTAAAAACAtgatattatataattaaaaaatcattCAATTATAAATACCAAATTCAATAACATATCCAAATTTAAGAACTCCAACAACAACAAAAgctagccaaaaaaaaaaaaaaaataaggcctaatatataaataacctcctaaatttgtccaaatgttgcaactgccccctccaactttcaattgtaacaacttacccctcaaacttgtccaattgtaacaacttactccttaaacttgtccaattgtaaaacacaactccaaattgctgacatggactgcaattgaagaaacatgtgaaatacaaaatttgcaacgctcgtggagtatgataatcagatctttggcatgatacgaatccgggaaaacttttttacggttgcttcaaatacggggtaaaaaaattcccaatttgaggttatgttttacaattggacaagtttaaggggtaagttgttacaattggaagttgaggggggcagttgcaacatttggacaagttcaggggttatttgtgtattaggccaaaaaataataattatctttTTAGGGAAGTTTTTGGATGTTGAGTATTGATTTTGTGTAAAATTACATCCATTTGAGCTAAGTTTAGCCAGCCTGGGATTTTTTTTCCAACGAACACATTAgaatttcatcatttttatgTTGAGGTCtatgaaattaaaattatctaacctcaagagtatatatttttaatattttatagttACAAAACTGAtttaaaaattatcttttttatttttatttttagttttaaatttttaaaatttttcatagattaaaatttaattcaacAATTAAGTTTTTTGAgtctcaaaaaaaatattaagttaaaaaaggtaaagaagataaataaataaaatgtctTTTGTTattgtgaaaaaaattaaagagcaatacaaattcaatctctAAATTTGCACTAATTTgaaaccaataaaaaaaataggtcAAATAATTGggattgatctttcatttttaaaaataaagaatctCATTGACTTTAGCCTAAAAGATTGGGATCTAATAAATCTatgcaaaagaaaaaaaaaattcaaacaaattTTGGTCGGACTTATTTAAGAAATGGACTTCAATTTATTAACGCCTTATAGCCAAGGCCTATGAACAGAATTGGTccactttgttttttttttttaattcatccTAATCAAATGACATAGTTTTGATTAGGTTGAatcgaaaaaataaatatacagAAAATGGGGCTTTCAGCCTCTATCTTCTTCACTTAAGCCTAGTCTGCCATAGCTAGGGGACTCCCagctagggctgtaatcgagccgagccgagccgaaccgagctttggcctgttcaagctctgCTCGCTATAAAagtaacgagctcgagcccgagccgagcttgctcTAAAATTAACAagccgagcccgagccgagctttggcttgctcaacgagcttgagccgagcttcgagcttgtttcgagcccaaaatcctcttttggacttggtttattaagaaaattatctaaccatgaattgtttgtgagtaaattgttaattatatttgtgaagtttactcacaaataactctttaattgtgtacataaacaagctcacaagcaaagtttgtgaataaataaacaagatgcttacaaatagttcgtctattactcatttattatgtttgtgaacgaactcatctaatagcaaatgaaataatattaagtttagatatttgtgaactaacacaaaactatatagttttctacaaaactaaaatttgttcataaatgttctaatcgagcctgctcgcgagctttcgagccgagctttggcctgctcaagcttggctcgtttacgaaccgagccagtaaatcgtgttcacgagcggctcgtttacaaatcgagctgagcttttatcgagccgatcaccgagctgctcatgagcggctctgttcatttacagccctactcCCAGCCATGGTAGACAGAGGGGCGGAGCTAGCCGGACAATCCCTTCTTGGGGTTTTCCGATAGGTTGGAGGGTCGATCGACCCTCCCCTCCCCGGCTCCACGCCTGTATCTGAACTTGCACCTTCTGATCGCTTTCTCTTTAAGTTTGTAGGTGTGGCAAAGTTGTGTTGCTCTTGAATTTCATCAACACCACCAACTGATTCTTGTATTAAAAATCGtatttttcaatgttttatAAGTCACTCCaatgttaaaaactaaaaaatttaaaaaaatttatttttaaaatcatACAtgattttcttctccttttttttttttttttttttgtatattttgtaATCAAATCGGCATCATCCGTTATCTTCATAATTGTATAAGGGGATGCCTCATGCTGCAAGTTAATGTAGTTATTCGAATCTTAAAGATGACTTTTTTACCAATCAATTGCTTAACTTCAATTGGGTATTCTTTCAAGTTACCTTCCtatattttttccaaaaaaaaaaaaagatagagaTGTCATTAAGTTATGTAGTGcttttaattttctaaaattaatttatagttATATGTTTATCTAAGCTCATTGTTCTTTTCTTTCAGATAAGTAGCAATTTTGCCGATTAATTGCAAAGTTAGACGATCGAAAAGAGTAAACAAAGTATTTGATGTTTCGTCACTCACATGCATTTGAATCTTATAcctgttagagataatgttcctattatctctgtaaatagattcttatctagttagagtttcaatttgtctataaccctagctaggtagagtttcaatacgattatacttgtgtattgcattcctatacaaactactattggctcactataaatacaagacctctgagccataatcattaaggtgattcaaatcattattgtgttattactaatctctctctatctccataatattcccgtatatcaaactatacattcaacatggtatcagtagtatcaactTCCACATCCTCCAAATCCTCTGATCATCCACAATCACCAACATACACTCAATACAAAGCCGCCGCCACTGTAAATATCGCACCTGCCGGTGCTTCAACCTCCACGGCTGCCCAAAACACGGACGAAGCCTTCGGTGGCTCGTTTGCAACTTCGGGATGGCGGTTCACCTCGCCCTTCATCACCGCCGATTCCGTCTTCCTTGCCGCGCCAACAGCATCGCCAACCGCGGTAGCTCCACCTTCACAGCGAACATTGGGCGATTCCTTTCCTCCGGAGGTACGCGCAGCCCTCGAAGCATATCAGGCGGCCAGCGCACAGGCGGCCAATGCCCAGGCGCATCCCACGCCAACCCCCTCGGCGTTTGTCGATGCGTCTGCCGCCCATGCACCCCTTGCGTCTACTGCCGCTGCTCATGCGCCCCTTACGTCTGCTGCCGCTGCTCATGCGCCCCTTGCGTCTGCTGCCGCTGCTCATGCGCCCCTCGCGTCTGTCGCCCTTGCACAGCCCGCGCCAATTGTCTCCGCGACAGCAGCTCATGACTCACAGTTTGTGCAAACCGCGATGCTCCCAACTCCGACAATGTCTGCTGCCGACGCTGCGGTTTTAGCCGCGATTGCGGCATATCAGGCGGCTGTTCCGCCCCCACAAAATCATCAACTTCCGGTTCAGAAGTCACCAATTTAATCCCAACAACCCTCGGCCACTCAAATCCTATTTTCTCCATCAGTTCTCGCTGCCCTAGCCGCCTATCAGGCAGCCGAAGCCAGTAACAACCGTCAGGTAATTTCTGAATCCAATACTTCACCATTTGGGTATAATACTCAATTAACCCATGATCCAACCCcatcttttttctcaaattcGTATGCACCTTCAAACAATTTTCGACCTAGTTTTATTCCTCCCTCAAAtaccactattttaccaaattatgTCCATCCAGAACCTGTTTCTACCCATGTCGATCAACCAAGACAACCACCCACAAATATCACcattaacatcaaattaaccccTCACAACTACAAAGCATGGAGAATGTCCATGGAATCTACCCTTCAAACCTATCATCTTCTTTCCCACATTCTTAGTTCAACACCTCCTCCACCCAAATTTATTTCTAGAACAGGTTTCGTGACATCTGCTGCGGATTTAATCGTAAATCCATCTTTTTCCCAATGGGATGACGtagaaaatgtggttaggactttgctcctaaattcAATCACCGAAGAGGTGTTTCCTGATATTGCTTATCTCAAATACTCACATGATATTTGGCTAGCTTTGGAAGATGCCTACGGGCTTATTACAGGTAGCAAGCAGTTTCAGATGGACGTTGAACTGCATGAGCTTGAGCAAGGGGGAATGTCAGTTACTGTGTATATGCAAAAAgtaaagtccattcttgatgatcTGGTTGCCTCGGGGAACCCTTACCCTCGACATCTACTACCGGCAGTTCTTTACAAGGGTTTGGGAGAAGAGTATCGCTCTACCGTCTAGAATCTTGTCACTCAGCGCGGTACAAACATCAACTATCAGGAGATCTTGCACAGTTTGAAAACAGTTGAAGGCATGATTCAATCAACCAGAAAGACTACTCTGCTTCAACCCGATGGTATATCAGCACACCGGGAGGCTAATGTATCCACCATGGAAACAAATCAATCAAAGAAGCAGAatccaaagaaaagaagaagtggCAAGTGCTACAACTGTGGTGATCCAAGCCACTGGGCTGATAAGTGCAAAAGACCAAAGAACAATTCAAGATCAAACTACAATCCTGGACCACAAGCACACATGGCATGGCAACAACCACCaaatccattcatgggtcctaatCAGCCGTGGTATCCTGACACAGGAGCAACAAATCACATGATGGCAAATCCGACTCAACTTCATCAAATGCAGCCATATCCAGGATATGATACGGTTCAGTTTGGCAatggtcaaggtttgcaaatttctcactttggaaattcaaatatcaataatttgaaaattaatgatgccctacttgttcctaagcttaccaaatctttactatctgttcaaaaatttacccgtgacaactcatgtttctttgaattttggcctaaccattttcttgtgaaggaccaaacaactggggaaatcctgttatggggcccgagtaaagatgggatttatgtgcttacacccaccctgaaggaggcgctagtaggagagaaggtgtcttttgaaaggtggcatgcacggtttggacattgtcagaatcagacagtcagcacagttctcaaaggaaacaatctatcctcttcaaaGTCAGTTAGCAATTGTTCTCTTTGTCCATTAGGCAAACTTGCTAGAAGCCCTTTACCCCCTATTAGTCGCTCTAGCACATTTATTTTTGAGaacttacatctggatgtttggggaccagctccagttgtttcttgtcttggtcaccgttattttttaataatcattgatgaattcagtagatttggatgggttttctgttaaagaataagagtgatgttttctcaaccttttgtgatttttatgccatgatctctaatcagtatagtgcaagggTTAAGAATATTTACTCAGATCTTGGGGGAGAATTCCAAAAactacaaccttttttcaaacgacatgacattatacacaaaattgcgtgccctcacactcatgcacaaaatggtatagatgagagaaaaattagacatgtaGTTGACACCTGCCTTACTTTGTTAGCCAATGCATCTTTACCTCTCAAATTctggaactatgccatgatCCACAGCATTAGGCTAATCAACTACTTACCCACCAAAATATTGAACAACAATTCACCCTATTTCTTATTCTATAAGAAACAGCATGCCTATAAGGCATTGCGCATCTTTGGCAGTGGTATCTATCCTCTTCTTCGTCCATACAACCAACACAAATTTGATTTTCGCTCCAAGTTATGTGTCTACCTTGGTCCATCGgaaaatcattctggggataTTTTTCTTGAGTATACCACCGGACGCATATACATCTGCAAATTTGTGCAGcacaatgaagaagtatttcctgcatcagcagtcactgcatcatcaccttcatctaGCAACTTGGGGGTAAGCACATCGTGTCAACTACCGTCTTTACTCAGCTCGTATCAGGTAATTTCTCTAATCCCACTCCTATATTATCTCCTTCTAACTTAGTTCCATGTTCCCAACCAATCACACCTGTCCACTCTGGACCTCATCCTGGTACCCCAATTATTCCCCCTGACTCTGAAGCCACAAACACTGCTCCACTGCACCACCTGCTCTTGTTCCAACTGCAAGGCCTAGACCTCGCAATGCACCACTGATTGGTCCACGTCAACATTATATGCAGCTTCGACAGCCGTCTCTTCACTCAAGGGGACGGTTTGAGGGGCTTCTAGCTACACATCCAAATGGCACAGTGGATCCCACATGCTTCAGCAAAGCCAACAAACAACCCGAATGGCGCACGGCAATGTCTAACGAGATTCAAGCTCTTCTAGACAATGGCACCTGGCAACTTGTACCAAGACCATATGATCAGCATGTCATCACCTCTAGGTGGCTCTTTCGTACAAAGAAGAATTCTGATGGAACCATTGATCGACACAAAGCTCGTTTAGTAGCACGGGGATTCACTCAGAAAGCTTGGATTGACTACAAAGAAACATTTAGTCCAGTAATCAAAGCTACAACCATTCGATGTGTCTTTGCCATTGCATCAGCAAACAACTGGTTCATCAATCAACTAGATGTCTCTAATGCATTCCTTCATGGAAACTTATCAGAAACaatctatatggaacaaccgcAGGGTTTTCGGGATAGTGACCGACCTGATCATGTCTGTCTTCTCAAAAAGAGTctttatggattaaagcaagcaccGTGAGAATGGTTCACACGCCTTCGAACATTCCTTCTCTCACTTGGGTACAAGTGTCACAGGCTGACAATTCTCTGTTTATCAGACGCACCGATACTGAAAAGACTTACATTTTGTGCTATGTTGATGAGATACTCATAACAGGTAACCACCCTGCACACATCACCAACACAATTGCAGCCATTGAACATGAGTTTCCCATTCGCAATCTTGGCAAGGCAGAATACTTTCTCGGAATTGAGATAAGATATGAGAAGGATGGCATTCACATGTGTCAGgccaagtatgtggctgacatcCTAGACAGAGTAAAGATGATTGACTCCAAACCTACACCGACCCCCATGGCCACCACGCCAACACTTTCAAAAGAGCTAGGCATCAGTTTAACCTCTGGAGATGAATATCGAAGCATTGTGGGAGCACTTCAATATTTAACATTCACTCatcctgacattgcatttgcagttAACAAATTATGTCAGTTCATGCACTGTCCGACTGATGAGCACTGGAAAGGAGTCAAGAGGGTCTTACGCTACATTCAGGGCACATCAGACTTTGGGATAGTCATGTCCATCAAACCAATAGAGCACATCCATTGTTActcagatagtgattggggagggtgtcctgatgatcgacgatccacaggtgccttctgtgtctaccTTGGATCTAGCATTGTATCGTGGCAGACCCGCAAGCAACCCACAATAGCCAGATCCTCCACAGAGAGTGAATACAAGGCAGTGGCAAATTCCACGGCAGAACTCCTATGGTTCAAATCACTTCTCTCGGATCTGGGCTTTCCTTTACCTACCCCGGTTCagttatggtgtgataatgttggaGCAATTTATCTCACTTCAAATCCAGTTTTTCATGCTCGTACGAAGCACATTGAGCTagattatcattttgttcgtgaataAGTTCACAGAGGGTTTCTCAGTGTCAGATTCATTTCAACCGATGatcaggttgcagacatactcaccaagccgctagctccggctcgcttcacgatgctacgctctcgcctctttgttcgtgcccctcatcggcttgagggggggtgttagagataatgttcctattatctctgtaaatagattcttatctagttagagtttcaatttgtctataaccctagctaggtagagtttcaatacaattatacttgtgtattgtattcctatacaaactactattggctcactataaatacaaggcctctgagccataatcattaaggtgattcaaatcattattgtgttattactaatctctctctatctccataatattcccgtatatcaaactatacattcaacaATACCTAATATGGTTTCAAATTTTATTCTTAAGAAATTGCATTTGACAtcaaatatcataattaataaCAATGTAATTAGTAAAATTACCTTATGACAATGACATTACTCTCCTTCTTACAGTTATAAAAAAGGACAACTTTATGTTAATAAAGTACCTGAGTGTTCTTGGTTTCTATTTCTAAATTCTAGGTTCAACATCTTAGTTCACTTTAAACTCCAAAGATTTTAGTTCAATTATATTTCATTGTTTTGTTTTACCAATCAATTGTGAGTTTGGTTAGAAGTATTGATTCTGTTAAAAAATATCAAAGTAATAGACTACCGTCGTGATAGATGTTTGTAAATTTGATTGATAATCCACTTACTGATCTCAAATAGGTCTGGTGCTATTTGAGTAgcattattgtaatttgtaatcAGCATATTATCAGAATGATCACTTATATTTAGAAACTGGATCAATTGAATTGGGTACTTACAGATGATGCGTACAAATCTCAATAGAAATTATTTTCTCAACCAACAATTGTCAGAGGATTGATTTCTTATATTGATCTTTATGTAAAAAATAAAGCAATAGAAccttcatttatatttatagttttcctttcttctttgctATACTCTCAAATAAGAATAAAAGGAAATACCTATTTAGCTTCTTATATTTCTTCCAAGGTTTTTAGTGTACAATTTTGCAATTCATCTGTTGTGCTTGATTGATTGTTAGTGGAAAAATGCCTTAACGACATCTTGTCATTGGAAACTAACTTCAAACTgtttatttagttttatttaaATGGGTATTAATCTACCAAAATATGcaagtaaataaaattaatgtttAAATCTAATTTTTAAGTCGTGCCTTTCTTTATAGATATCAATCTCTAAGTGATTATAGAAGAGTCTCGAATGGTACGAACTCTTAAATATAAATGTTTAAAAAGGTTGCGACTGAATTCGTAAAAAACCAATTTCCACATATGCAAGTAATAGATATATTTACCTTGAAAGTCCTTAATTTTTGCATATTACATGATGATAATGATTGACCAATCATTCgattaaatgtgaaaaatgcATAGCAAAATGCTCCCAAATTATGCATTTAATCATGTGTTTCATGTGCAAAGATATaacaaatattattattttccaATACACAAGTAAATACAAtgattaaataatttaaatattgtAATCTATCAATACAAATCGGTAGATACAATCATTAAATATCATTACATTCCATGATCATTATTTATTCATGTGATAGCAAACTTAGTAAACTTACTCTTGATCATCTAAAGAATTTTCATTCGAGATTTTCCATCTTTACTGATTAGTGGTCCTTTATCAATGACTCGTGCTATTACATCGGTAAATAAAGTAAGAAGGAATGATTaacataatttaattaattaaaatgctacaatttaattttaatttagtttttgtgAGAATGCTTACCCACTAAAATATTTGTGTCTAACATTTTGGATCTAATGATGTGAACTGACATAGTTTGTTCTTGATCTTCATCTTCGGACAATCTATTTCTTGAACACAAGTTTTCCCATAAACTTTAATTTGTATTTATGTGCCGCCTTATTATAAGAACCAGTATTCTCAGcaacataaaaatattgaaaagCATAAGTTTTGTCTTCTTTCAACTCAGTTCCAAacttttcaataaaatttcctCTGATTTGAGCTTCAGTGGTAGAatcctataaataaataaaaatgaagaaaaaaaaactgcatgtcctaaatttattaaataaaataatagtttaGATTATGtagtgtaaataaataaaaagacattTTCATCACACAAACCATGTCAATAATATATGGTCTTCTCCGTAATGTCAAAATTATAGAGCCCACTCTCCAATTTTCTCTAATCGCATTAATATCAGTTATGAAATCATAGATTGGTGACATGTTTtcctatataaaaaatatattaaagtaattaaaatatcatatatgtaattaaaatcactaatgcataatttattgatttcttaaaattttattgttaaaaataagcttaaaaaatgttaaaaaataaatagagatTAACCAGGATTAatgcaaaactaaactaaactaaactatatatatatatatatatatatatatatatatatatatatatataatactaaAAAAAACATAGATTTTAATCTCCAACAAACTTAGAAGGTTGAATTGTTCCATGCAAAAAAAATAGGAGGCTAaacaatttttaataaaatcaaattcatTAGTCCCTGTTCATTAGCAGAAAAATAAGATCTACCTTACAAATATGTAAAACTCTACACATATTATTCTTATAAATACGTACCCCCAAGAAATTCATAAGCAGATTGTAGAAACAAAACATTCATAATTCaacattaatttcaaatatttagCACCAACACCTTTCACAACAAATTATGGCAAACATGCAGCAAAGCTTCGATGCTGGCCAAACCAAAACCAGTGCCGAAGTAAGAAACATTAAACTTAATCAATTtcattaatataatataatgtaatttagatttgtatatttaattgattgattgatttgtaTTTTGGGATAGGAAAAGGCAAGCCAAATTACTGAAAATGTTCAAGACAAGGCACAAGTAGCTAGGGACAAAACTACTGATAACGCCCAACATGCCAAGGAAGATCCCAGCGGTTTCTTGCAGCAGGTTATTATTTCTTAATCTCATGTTATCGTGTCaaaattatgttatgttattcaGGTTCTTATGAACGTTAATTAATGATGCAGACTGGAGAATCAGTGAAGAACATGGCTCAGGGAGCAGTGGATGGTGTGAAGAACACACTTGGCATCAATGATCAAACCAAGAAATGATCAATCTTCCCTAATGGATCGACtactaattttgttttttttaatctttctatgtaataaagattgttttcctttttttcaagtgggagactgttaGAAATTGTGCATGTTAATCCAataattactattattattaaagTGTTTACATGTTAgctttataataatatattttaataatagtaGAATGTTCCTGGTCAATTTATTATCATGGGAATGATCAGTGGTGGACCCAATACCCAAATCTCGAAGGGGCTTGACCGtgtaagaaaaaaatttaaatggtAATTAAAcatatgaataaaaataaaaaacattacAAATGCAAATTATATCATAAAATGTGAgtacataaattttttttacccatACTAAGAAAACTAATGCCTAACAAGTGGCAAGTTACCCCTTCGCAAGGTCATATTCTGAAAATTTTGCACAATCACTTCATTTTATACCGAATAAATTCAAAATCCCTAAACTAAATATGCTACATTCAATTGAACCCTCAAATTATCATATTCAATTCAATAATTTCAATCAATGAACCTTAAAATCAAACCCCTAAATACCATCAATTAAACCCCTAAAGctaaaatttaacatattaccaattaaatttaaattcccTAAATTAAATATCCTAAATTCAATTGAACTCTTAAAATATCACATTCAATTCAATAATTTCAATCAATTCAATGAACCTTAAAATCAAAATCCTAAATATCATCAATTCAATTAGAGACCCTaaatatcacattatcaattcatttaatcaaaatCCCTGAAATTAAAACCTTAAACTCAAAACCTTAAATTATAAACTTAcctctctatctctctcttttgTCTTTTTTCCAACTGCTAGCGGCGACGATAAAATAATTCCTCTCATCGGTGGCGACGATCGGAAGCAGCAAGTAGTTTTTTTCCACATACGTTTTCTTCCTCTCCGTCTCATGACAGTAGTAacacttcttttttttctaaatttataaTAACAATAAAGAGTTTGTAATTAAATCAAGGACAAACAAATCATTTCccccaaaaaattaaaatgccCTTCTAATAACTAAAATGACGTCGTCGTTTAGATTATAACCCTACAAATTACAAATTAGCCCCCATATTCCATCTTTTTCATCACCATGGCTAGGGGCCTTCCAGCCATGATGGTTTATGTGAGAACCAAGGGCAGAGCACCCCTATTGTGGGGTTTTTCGGAGGGTCTGCTGACCCTCCATGACCTTCTCCAGCTCCGCCCCTGGGATGATAATAAAGTAAGACTAGTGTAAGGGTTGATTGAAGTTTATGTGACAAACATAGCGTATGGAGATACAATTCAAACTCATGGATACATGTTGGGGAACATGGTACTAGATAGACCTACTATGAGATCACTATATGTGTTAGTGTATTACATCCTTCGGACTGAGGTCACTATACATTCCTGCATGAAGGGTATTATGTTTTGATATAATCAAACATTGTCTTTAATTGGACAACTATAAAGGTTGTGATTGGACATATATGATTCGTGGAAAGGAATATGAGTgatatgttggtcccttgtttagttgcaagtatagttccaagggggggttaggaactatttaaacttttttcgcaatttaggcagacttctttttctaagaaaaaggtttg includes:
- the LOC136226060 gene encoding late embryogenesis abundant protein 1-like, whose translation is MANMQQSFDAGQTKTSAEEKASQITENVQDKAQVARDKTTDNAQHAKEDPSGFLQQTGESVKNMAQGAVDGVKNTLGINDQTKK